The genome window GCCGCTGGTGGGGTACGTAATGTTGATGATGCCGCACAATATTTAGCATTAACTATGGATACCTTAGGGGCGTCCTGGCTTAATCCAACCCATTTTCGTTTCGGTGCCAGCGGACTATTAACTAACCTACTAGCCACCATAAACGATAGCAAACCAAACACTGATACCACAGCATATTAAGTAATTAGTTAAACGAAATGGCACAATTATACTTTTATTACTCGACCATGAATGCGGGTAAGTCAACACATCTGCTACAGTCCTCATACAACTATCGCGAGCGCGGTTTGCATACCGTGCTTTTCACCGCATCAATCGACGACAGATTTGCTAAAGGTAAGGTTGCTTCCCGCCTTGGCATCAACGCCGAGGCAGAACTCTTCGACCAAGATAGCAATATCTTTGATCAAATCAGCACGATTAATCACCTGAAAAAAGTTGATTGTGTGTTGATCGATGAGGCACAGTTTTTATCAACTGAGCAAGTAAAGCAATTAACCGATATTGTCGATCTATTGAAAATTCCGGTACTGGCCTACGGCATCCGCACCGATTTTCTCGGACAAACGTTTAGCGGCAGCGCCGCACTACTTGCCTGGGCAGATAAATTAGTCGAGTTAAAAACCATCTGTCACTGCGGCAAAAAAGCCAACTTTGTCGTCAGACGCGATCAAAATGGCGACGTTGTCACCGGCGGTGAGCAAATAGAAGTGGGCGGTAATGAACGCTACGAGTCGTTATGTCGTTCGCATTTTAAAGCACTTGTTTGGCAGTAAAAATACGCTAAAGTAACAATAATGAAAATTAAAGGTAGATAAGATGTCAGTTTATGCCAGCACTCACCCCTTAGTTCAGCATAAAGTGAGCTTATTGCGTGATGCGCAAATTTCAGTGAAATCATTTCGTGAACTTACTAAAGAACTTGCAACCTTATTAGCGATAGAAGCCACTGCTTCTCTCAAGGTTGAAGCAAAACCACTGACCTGTTGGTCGGGCACTATTAGCACCCCTATGCTTGCAGAAAAACAGCCAACATTGGTACCTATTCTGCGGGCAGGTTTGGGGATGTTAGATGGCACATTGGCAGTTTTGCCTTGTGCTAAAGTCAGTGTGGTCGGCTTAAAACGTAATGACGACTCAGTTAAACTTGATGCGAATGGCAAAGTAGATATTGCTATTGAAAGTTACTATCAAAACATCATCAGTGATGTCAGCGAACGCAAAGCGATTATTATTGATCCTATGTTAGCAACCGGTGGCTCAGCCATTGCCTGTATTAATATGCTAAAAGCATCAGGGTGTACCGATATCTGCGCGCTGTTTTTAGTCGCTGCTCCAGAGGGTATCGAGGCACTTACCGAGTCGCATCCAGATGTTGATATTTTTGTTGCCGCCATCGATGAAAAGCTTAATGACCAAGGCTATATTTTACCTGGCTTGGGTGATGCCGGCGATAAAATTTTCGGTACGTTATAAGGCAAAACGGCGGTATCACTACCGCCATCAAGCTACCTTTTACAAGCTGTTAAAACTTAGCGTTTAACCACAACCACAATTTATCGGTATCAACTTTTGCAAATACGCTATCGCCAGCAGAATAGCTCGCGTACTTAATTCCGACGGTATATTGCTTAGTAATTGCTTTACTGTATTGTGCATTGATTTCTGTGCCTAAATCATCATCACCTGATAATCGCTGTTTTGCAGAAAAGTCATGCCATACTAATTTCCAGCCGCCTCCATATGCTTTACCATTTATTGAAGCATAAACATCTTGCAAGCCTTGCTTCGGCGTAGCTAGAAATTGATCCGACCAACCATTAAACTTGTGCAACGTTGCTAAAGGAGTAGTAAAGCCATAATCACCACCATCACTACCTAAAGATTCCCCCCCCAATTTAACGGTTAATTTATCAAAGGCATATCCTAACTCAGCTTTAAAGTAGTTGGCGTCGAAATCATTGGCTGCTGTCTCGGCGCTTTGCTTAGCAAATTCAAAAACATAAGGGAACTTACCTTTTTTACCCGCTAACCGAACACCATAAGTATCCAGGCCATTATCAATGCCCTCATCAACTGCTAATAAATAACTATAAGCGGTAATTTTTCCTACTTCGCTGTTATAAGAAACATTGATTAAATGATCTTTGGCAGCTAAATCTTTTTGATCGGAGAAAATTCGATTTCGTTTATCTATAAACGCATAATTTAACTGTAAACTTTTCGACAGTTGATAATTTATACTAAAGGCATCAAACGTTTGCTTATCGTGTCGCCAGCCAACATGACCAACAAAGCGATGATTATCAAAGATCAGTACCTGACGCCCTACTTTCACGTTAATGCCTTGGTCCTGGTATTGAATAAAGCCTTGATCAAGCTCGGTGGTTTCAGGGTCAGCAATGACCGAATAATCGGTGTTTTTACCTAAAGTATTATTATAATCATCAACCCCAGCAACAACGCGGGAATCTTCAAATTCTACTACTGCGTTAAAGTGATTAACGCTCGCACTGGTAAACTGTAGCTTAGTTCTTAAGGTCAATGCATCCGCATCCTTTTTTGTATTATCTTGCGAAACCGCTTCATAACGCAGATCAAAATTTACATTAGCTTTTGCTTTATCATCTGTCGCATAAGCCGACGAAATAAAATGAGTTAATATTAGCGAAGTGATGACATTGAATTTATTTAATTTCACGAGAGTATTTTCCTATGTTTATGTTATGCGATATTTGACGTTTCGTTACTGTTTTTACTTTGGGAGATTTTCCCAATTAATGGCGCGACTTTTCTTTGTTTTTCATATAGAAAGCTTAAAACCCGAGCTCTTAAATCGTTGTATTGTTGGTCATTAGCAAGCTGAACTCGGTTTCTTGGCCGAGCTAGATCAACCGTAAGGATCTCCCCTATTGTTGCTTCCGGGCCATTAGTCATCATGACAATTCGATCAGAAAGTAATACCGCTTCATCAACATCATGTGTGATCATGATCACTGTGTTATTCAACTGCTGTTGAATCTCCATCAATGAATCTTGCATATGAGCACGCGTTAGTGCATCTAAAGCGCCAAAAGGCTCATCCATTAATAGAATTTCTGGCTGCATCGCGAGTGCCCGAGCAATACCAATTCGCTGTTTCATGCCACCTGAAATTTCATCAGGTCGTTTATGCATTGCATGCTCCATATGAACCAAGTGCAAGTTGTGCTCAATCCACTGCTTCATCTCTAGAGCAGACATTTTTTGTTGAAAGACTTGTTTTACTGCCAACTCAATATTTTGATACGCAGTTAACCAAGGGAGTAATGAATGATTTTGAAAAACTACAGCTCGCTCGGGGCCTGGCTCTATGACTTCTTTATTATTTAATAGCACGCCACCTTTGGTTGCTTGATACAAACCAGCGACAACATTTAATACTGTTGATTTACCACAACCTGAGTGACCGATAAGTGAAATAAATTCGCCACGATTGATTTTAAGATCAACATTTTTTAATGCGGTAAAGTCTCCCTTGGGTGTGGGAAAAACCATATCAATCTGACTAATATTTAAAATTGCGCTCATTTAGTTCTCCTTAATTAACTAATTTCACGAGCGTTATCCCACGACCAGAATCGTTGTAGGCCTAACATGATGCGATCGAGCAGAAAACCAATAAAACCTATGACAAAAACTGCGGTCATAATGCGGCTAAGTGATTGCGAGCTACCATTTTGAAATTCATCCCAAACGAATTTGCCAAGGCCAGGGTTTTGCGCCAACATTTCTGCTGCAATCAGTACCATCCATGCAACACCTAGCGATAAGCGCATACCGGTAAAAATGGCGGGAACAGAAGAAGGCAAAACTATTTTTTGTATATGAGAAAGCTTACTTAAGCGCAAGACTCGACTAACGTTCAACCAATCTTGCTCAATAGCAGATACACCAGCGGAAGTGTTAATCACCATAGGCCAAATACTACATAAAGTTACTGTGATCATTGAGTTAACAAATGATTTCGCTAATAAAGGGTCATCAGAGACATAAAGCGCACTGACCACCATAGTTACTAATGGTAACCAGGCTAAAGGCGAAACGGGTTTAAATAACTGAATAAGCGGGTTAATAACATCATTAAGTGAACGGCTTAAACCAATTGCTATACCTAATGGTATTGCAATGATCGCCGCGAGTATAAAACCACTTAATACGGTTACTAAGCTGGTGATGATTTGATCTAAAAATGTTTCTTTACCTGTATATTGGCGAACCTTAACTTGATAATTCTCATCTTTAGCCAAACGTGCAGCATTACGTTTTTCCTGGCGAAGGTAGAACGCCTGTTCTTTTACTTTTTCTTGTTGGTATTCATGATACAAACTTGAAAATTGTTCTGTCACGGCAACTGGGCCAGGAAACTTCCCAAGAGATGTTGTAATACTATTGGCAACTATTGCCCATATAAGGATAAACATCGACAAGCCCAAAGCAGGCAGTAATAAACGCTTCAATTTACTAGCAAGTGATGCTTGCACCGCCAATAGCAAGCGATAGTATTTGCCGTCGTTACCAAATGATTTAATAGATACTGTCATAATCCTTCCTATTGCTAAAAGCAGCGTCAATACCTGTTGCTAAAACTGTATTGACGCCAATTAATGCCAATTGAAATAAATATTTAACCTATTCAGAGCTGTGTCAGGATCGTGGGAACAAAGCAAATTAATGCAGGTGTAGTTATTCTCCATCAAAGCAATTTGTAAAGTTATCACTTTCCTGACAAGCTCCCGAAGGGCGAGTTAAAAAGGCTGATATGCTGCGTTATTGATTTTGATAAGGGAATACCATTAGCTGCAATCAATGCCTTGCCTCTAAGCCTTTTAATTCTCGCTGAATGAGCAAATATTTAATTCACTTGGTATAAAGCGTTAAATTTTGTCTCCGGCTTTTAAACCAATCGCAAATTTATTGATATAGTCATTAGGATGACGACCGTCATAGACAATGTTGTCAATAAAGTGTGTTTGTGGCTGTCTAAAACCGTCTTGCTGAGTAAAATCTGGAAACTCTTCAGCAGCGATCAACTTATCTGCAATCAGAGAGTTAGCGGCTTTAATGTAGATATCAGGACGATAAACTTTCTTAGCGACATCAAAATACCAGGCGTCTGGCTTATCCGAACTAATTTGTCCCCAACGGCGCATTTGGGTTAAATACCAAATCGCATCAGAGTAATAAGGAAAAGTCGCGTTATATCTGAAAAATACGTTAAAATCCGGCACCGCTCTTTTATCACCTTTTTCATATTCAAAGGTTCCTGTCATACTATTGGCAATTACCTTGGCGTCAGCACCAACATAGTTTGATTGAGCAAGAATTTTCACCGCTTCAGGACGGTTTGCGTTGTTATTTTCATCCAACCATTTAGCCGCACGGATCAATGCGCGAGTTAGACGAATAGCTGTGTTTGGATATTTATCAGCGAACGCTTTAGTAATACCGAATACTTTTTCAGGATTGTCTTTCCAAATTTCATAATCCGTGACGACAGGCACACCAATATTTTTAAATACGGCTTGTTGATTCCATGGTTCACCAACACAATAACCATAAATAGTACCCGCTTCCATTGTTGCTGGCATTTGCGGTGGCGGAGTTACGGAAAGCAAAACATCGGCATCAAGTTGACCAGAGGTATCACCTTTTTCTGGGGCATAAAACCCAGGATTGATCCCACCGGCAGCTAACCAATAACGTAACTCATAATTGTGTGTCGATACAGGGAAAACCATCCCCATGTTAAATGGTTTACCCTGTTGCTTATATTTTTCAACCACAGGTTTTAGCGCATCTGCTTTAATAGGATGAACTGGACGACCATCAGGCATTTTAGGGATATTGACTTTCATTTGCTGCCAAATATCGTTTGATACGGTAATACCGTTACCATTTAAATCCATTGAGAACGGAGTAATGATCTCTCCTTTAGTGCCATAACCAATAGTTGCAGCTATCGGTTGCCCAGCAAGCATATGGGCACCATCTAATCGGCCGTCGATGACACCATCGAGTAATACTTTCCAGTTTGCCTGTGCTTCAATCGTGACATATAGCCCTTCGTCTTCGAAATATCCTTTTTCATAGGCAATGGCAATCGGTGCCATATCCGTTAGTTTGATAAAGCCAAATCGCAATTCTTCCTTTTCAGGGTAACCAAGTTCATCGGCCGTTGCTGAGTGAGCAAAAAAAGCACAACAGCCGGCAATCAAAGTGTGACATATGTGCCTATTTATTCTTTTTAACGGTGAGTTAAACATACATTTTCTCCAAATAAAAAAGCCCATAACATCACTGAAAAAGTTTCAGCTGTTATGGGCCACTATGCCAAACTAATAAATGACTACGCCGTTGTAGTACCATTAGTTTTACGTCAAATTTTTTAGTCGCTAAATCGTTATCCTTGCAACAATGCAAACAACACGTTTAACAATGAATTATATAACATCAATCATGCCAAGTTATCATTATCATTAAATATCAACAACTTATGTGGTTGCACCATAAAATAACAGCAGAAACTCAATGGTAAATGACACATCACAGTGCAAGTTTTCCCTGTTCTAGTGCAGTAAAACAATTCAACTAATGACTAGGTACATCTAGCGAGTCGTTGCTCAAATAACATTGCCATGGCTGACTGATAAATATCAGCACGATAGATCTTTGCAATATTACAGCGTTTAGCCTGTATGGAAGATATATGATTCATTTCAACCATATAGTTAAGTATGCGCGCACCATAACCAATATCAGGACTATTACCGAGTTCTTGATGCAAATGATAAAACTGATGATATTTAGCGAGTTCCCTTGGCATCATATCGCGATGAATAATGCCACTGCCAATTAATGATGGAGCAATGTTTTCTAATGCAGTATTTAAATAACAGCTTTTGGAAAGCATTAATGCCGCTTCAAATCTATTCGCTGTTCCTTCGAGCCATTGACAGGCTTCGATTAGCGCTAATATCAACTTAAAGACTTCCGCTTTATGTGCTTCATAATACGTTGACAATAAACCCAATACTTTTTCCGGAACATTTGACCATATATCAGGCGCTGCAACGACGGTATAACCACTGCCTTCTCTTGCGGCTATCGTATTCCACGGTTCACCAGAGCAAAAGCCATCAATGTCTCCAGCAGCTAGTGCAGCTGTAATATTACAAGGTGAAATTATCACTATTTCTATATCTTTAGGGTTCACCTGACCAGCAATCAACCAGGACTTTAATTGATAGTAATGGCAACTATGCTGATAGACGACAGCAAATGTTAATTTACGTCCTTGTCGTTTATAACTTTTGATCAATGATTTTAATACTGATGCGCACATAGGCAATAAAGGTGGATAACCAAGTTTTTTGGTTATTTCTCGATATAAAGATGAAGAAATAGTAACTGCATTACCATTTTTGCTCAGGATAAAAGGCGTGATCACCGGTTGTGCCTGATTAGATAGCGCTAGCTGACTTTCAAATGGCATAGGTGCTAACATTTGTGCGCAATCAATCTGCCCTTTATGCAAGTTTTCTCTTAATGACGCCCACGAGCTTTGCATCTTTAACGAGACCGATAGACCATGTTTCGCAAAATAGCCATTTTCCTGAGCAACGATGAGGGGCGCTGTGTCAGTGAGTGGCATAATTCCTATTTTTATTTCTGGTAGTACGTTGGTTACCTCATTCATATTGCAACAACACCTCTATCAATATTGGCAAGTGCCAGGATATTTTTAGCGACATCTTCAACCTTCTGGCTATTATCCATCGCTATTTTTCGTAGGCAGTGATATGCCTCATTTTCTGAATAATTTTTATTTTCCATTAACCAAAGCTTGGCCTGTTCGACTGTTTTTTGATGGTTCAATTTCTCTTTTGTTGTTTGCAACTCTCTTTTTAATTTTTGATACTCAGTAAACCTAGCAGCTGCTACATTTAAAATAGAAAACAGACGGTTAGGATTAAACTCCCCAGCAATAAACGCACTAACCCCCGCTTTGACTAAGGCATTAATAATGGAATCATTCTGATCATCAGCAAACATCACGACAGGCTTTGGCATGTTAAGCGCTAATATCGATAACTCACTTAAGATCATGCTCGTTGGTGATGCAACATCGACAATAATGATATCAGGGGAAAGCTGTTGCACCATGGTAAGATTAAACTCATCAGCTTGAGTCACTTCTGCTAATTGATAACAACTACCAGTAAATGCTTTTATGTAACGAGTCGACTTATCTTGTCCATTTTGCACTAACAGTACATTAAGTATGATATTTTGTACTTTCATCGTCGACGATTTAATCTTCCTCACAATAAGCCATACCTTTATATAAAAACCATA of Thalassotalea insulae contains these proteins:
- a CDS encoding CmpA/NrtA family ABC transporter substrate-binding protein, which gives rise to MFNSPLKRINRHICHTLIAGCCAFFAHSATADELGYPEKEELRFGFIKLTDMAPIAIAYEKGYFEDEGLYVTIEAQANWKVLLDGVIDGRLDGAHMLAGQPIAATIGYGTKGEIITPFSMDLNGNGITVSNDIWQQMKVNIPKMPDGRPVHPIKADALKPVVEKYKQQGKPFNMGMVFPVSTHNYELRYWLAAGGINPGFYAPEKGDTSGQLDADVLLSVTPPPQMPATMEAGTIYGYCVGEPWNQQAVFKNIGVPVVTDYEIWKDNPEKVFGITKAFADKYPNTAIRLTRALIRAAKWLDENNNANRPEAVKILAQSNYVGADAKVIANSMTGTFEYEKGDKRAVPDFNVFFRYNATFPYYSDAIWYLTQMRRWGQISSDKPDAWYFDVAKKVYRPDIYIKAANSLIADKLIAAEEFPDFTQQDGFRQPQTHFIDNIVYDGRHPNDYINKFAIGLKAGDKI
- a CDS encoding CmpA/NrtA family ABC transporter substrate-binding protein, with product MNEVTNVLPEIKIGIMPLTDTAPLIVAQENGYFAKHGLSVSLKMQSSWASLRENLHKGQIDCAQMLAPMPFESQLALSNQAQPVITPFILSKNGNAVTISSSLYREITKKLGYPPLLPMCASVLKSLIKSYKRQGRKLTFAVVYQHSCHYYQLKSWLIAGQVNPKDIEIVIISPCNITAALAAGDIDGFCSGEPWNTIAAREGSGYTVVAAPDIWSNVPEKVLGLLSTYYEAHKAEVFKLILALIEACQWLEGTANRFEAALMLSKSCYLNTALENIAPSLIGSGIIHRDMMPRELAKYHQFYHLHQELGNSPDIGYGARILNYMVEMNHISSIQAKRCNIAKIYRADIYQSAMAMLFEQRLARCT
- a CDS encoding thymidine kinase yields the protein MAQLYFYYSTMNAGKSTHLLQSSYNYRERGLHTVLFTASIDDRFAKGKVASRLGINAEAELFDQDSNIFDQISTINHLKKVDCVLIDEAQFLSTEQVKQLTDIVDLLKIPVLAYGIRTDFLGQTFSGSAALLAWADKLVELKTICHCGKKANFVVRRDQNGDVVTGGEQIEVGGNERYESLCRSHFKALVWQ
- a CDS encoding ABC transporter ATP-binding protein — protein: MSAILNISQIDMVFPTPKGDFTALKNVDLKINRGEFISLIGHSGCGKSTVLNVVAGLYQATKGGVLLNNKEVIEPGPERAVVFQNHSLLPWLTAYQNIELAVKQVFQQKMSALEMKQWIEHNLHLVHMEHAMHKRPDEISGGMKQRIGIARALAMQPEILLMDEPFGALDALTRAHMQDSLMEIQQQLNNTVIMITHDVDEAVLLSDRIVMMTNGPEATIGEILTVDLARPRNRVQLANDQQYNDLRARVLSFLYEKQRKVAPLIGKISQSKNSNETSNIA
- the upp gene encoding uracil phosphoribosyltransferase — protein: MSVYASTHPLVQHKVSLLRDAQISVKSFRELTKELATLLAIEATASLKVEAKPLTCWSGTISTPMLAEKQPTLVPILRAGLGMLDGTLAVLPCAKVSVVGLKRNDDSVKLDANGKVDIAIESYYQNIISDVSERKAIIIDPMLATGGSAIACINMLKASGCTDICALFLVAAPEGIEALTESHPDVDIFVAAIDEKLNDQGYILPGLGDAGDKIFGTL
- a CDS encoding ABC transporter permease; this encodes MTVSIKSFGNDGKYYRLLLAVQASLASKLKRLLLPALGLSMFILIWAIVANSITTSLGKFPGPVAVTEQFSSLYHEYQQEKVKEQAFYLRQEKRNAARLAKDENYQVKVRQYTGKETFLDQIITSLVTVLSGFILAAIIAIPLGIAIGLSRSLNDVINPLIQLFKPVSPLAWLPLVTMVVSALYVSDDPLLAKSFVNSMITVTLCSIWPMVINTSAGVSAIEQDWLNVSRVLRLSKLSHIQKIVLPSSVPAIFTGMRLSLGVAWMVLIAAEMLAQNPGLGKFVWDEFQNGSSQSLSRIMTAVFVIGFIGFLLDRIMLGLQRFWSWDNAREIS
- a CDS encoding alginate export family protein — protein: MKLNKFNVITSLILTHFISSAYATDDKAKANVNFDLRYEAVSQDNTKKDADALTLRTKLQFTSASVNHFNAVVEFEDSRVVAGVDDYNNTLGKNTDYSVIADPETTELDQGFIQYQDQGINVKVGRQVLIFDNHRFVGHVGWRHDKQTFDAFSINYQLSKSLQLNYAFIDKRNRIFSDQKDLAAKDHLINVSYNSEVGKITAYSYLLAVDEGIDNGLDTYGVRLAGKKGKFPYVFEFAKQSAETAANDFDANYFKAELGYAFDKLTVKLGGESLGSDGGDYGFTTPLATLHKFNGWSDQFLATPKQGLQDVYASINGKAYGGGWKLVWHDFSAKQRLSGDDDLGTEINAQYSKAITKQYTVGIKYASYSAGDSVFAKVDTDKLWLWLNAKF
- a CDS encoding ANTAR domain-containing response regulator; this translates as MRKIKSSTMKVQNIILNVLLVQNGQDKSTRYIKAFTGSCYQLAEVTQADEFNLTMVQQLSPDIIIVDVASPTSMILSELSILALNMPKPVVMFADDQNDSIINALVKAGVSAFIAGEFNPNRLFSILNVAAARFTEYQKLKRELQTTKEKLNHQKTVEQAKLWLMENKNYSENEAYHCLRKIAMDNSQKVEDVAKNILALANIDRGVVAI